A window of the Roseovarius sp. S88 genome harbors these coding sequences:
- a CDS encoding L,D-transpeptidase family protein — MHERMRAGDITRGFNDQKQRTQVKAQVKTQVQKPPTSLLSWLAFLSALLCLLYVLSQPAAAQSMAFKQAVAEAASKDRDLAGFYQDTAYTPVWTRDDAVGQARRQALFRALENVDMHGLPEARYDTQGLMTTLRDAQSTRDLGFAEVAMSQMFLRLSRDMQTGLLTPIDVDENIKREVPYRDRKTLLTQFQSGDPVAYFRTLAPQTNEYARLMKTKLQLETRVANGGWGEPVPSKSLKPGATGPSVVALRNRLVRMGFLQRSVTQSYDRDIEAAVRSFQTLHGLEPDGAANQATMKAINVSAADRLKSVIVAMERERWLNLPGGKGERHILVNLTDFSARIMDKDNETFRTRAVIGMHKDGRRSPEFSDEMEHMVINPTWHVPRSIAVKEYLPKLRANPNAVSHLRVVNSRGQTVSRGSVNFAAYSARTFPFALKQPPSPRNALGLVKFMFPNKYNIYLHDTPHKDLFSRETRAYSHGCIRLADPFDFAYEILSKQEADPKAAFHRTLDTGRETYVHLDTHVPVHIIYRTAVSDAKGVVRYRSDVYGRDAKIWSALERAGVSLNAVQG; from the coding sequence ATGCATGAACGCATGCGAGCAGGCGACATCACCCGGGGTTTCAACGATCAAAAACAGCGCACCCAGGTCAAAGCTCAGGTCAAAACACAGGTACAAAAACCTCCGACATCTCTTCTGAGTTGGCTTGCGTTTCTGTCGGCGCTTCTCTGTCTGCTCTACGTGCTGAGCCAACCCGCGGCGGCGCAGTCCATGGCGTTCAAACAGGCGGTGGCGGAGGCCGCCTCAAAGGACCGGGACTTGGCTGGTTTTTATCAAGACACAGCCTACACGCCGGTTTGGACCCGCGATGATGCGGTCGGCCAGGCGCGTCGCCAGGCCCTGTTCCGAGCGCTTGAAAATGTTGACATGCATGGGCTTCCAGAGGCGCGGTATGACACCCAAGGCTTGATGACAACACTGCGCGACGCGCAAAGCACCCGCGATCTCGGGTTTGCCGAAGTCGCAATGAGCCAGATGTTTTTGCGCCTGTCGCGTGACATGCAGACCGGTCTACTGACCCCTATTGACGTGGACGAAAACATCAAGCGCGAGGTGCCTTATCGCGACCGAAAGACTCTGTTGACCCAGTTTCAGTCAGGTGATCCAGTGGCGTATTTCCGAACCTTGGCGCCACAGACCAACGAATACGCCCGGCTGATGAAAACCAAACTTCAGCTTGAAACGCGTGTAGCCAACGGTGGCTGGGGCGAACCCGTTCCGTCAAAGTCTCTCAAGCCAGGCGCCACAGGACCGTCTGTTGTCGCCTTGCGCAACCGTTTGGTGCGCATGGGCTTTTTGCAGCGCTCTGTCACTCAGAGCTATGACCGTGACATCGAGGCGGCTGTGCGCAGCTTTCAGACCTTGCACGGTCTGGAGCCCGATGGCGCGGCCAACCAGGCCACGATGAAGGCGATCAACGTATCGGCTGCGGATCGGCTTAAATCGGTTATCGTCGCCATGGAGCGCGAGCGCTGGCTCAACTTGCCCGGTGGCAAGGGGGAACGCCATATCCTGGTGAACCTCACGGATTTCAGCGCCCGAATTATGGACAAAGACAATGAGACATTCCGCACGCGGGCTGTGATTGGCATGCACAAAGACGGACGGCGTAGCCCGGAATTTTCCGACGAGATGGAGCACATGGTCATAAACCCGACCTGGCACGTGCCACGCTCGATTGCTGTAAAGGAATATCTGCCCAAGCTGCGCGCCAATCCCAATGCGGTCAGCCATCTGCGCGTGGTAAATTCGCGTGGGCAAACCGTCAGCCGCGGGTCAGTGAACTTTGCGGCTTATAGTGCGCGGACGTTTCCGTTTGCTCTGAAACAGCCACCATCACCGCGCAATGCTTTGGGACTTGTGAAGTTCATGTTCCCGAATAAGTACAACATCTATCTGCATGACACGCCTCACAAAGACCTGTTTTCTCGCGAAACGCGCGCTTACAGCCATGGGTGCATTCGTCTGGCCGATCCGTTTGATTTTGCGTATGAGATTCTGTCCAAGCAAGAAGCTGACCCAAAAGCTGCATTTCACCGCACGCTGGACACGGGGCGCGAAACCTATGTGCATCTCGACACGCATGTGCCAGTTCACATCATCTACCGCACGGCTGTCAGCGATGCCAAAGGCGTGGTGCGATACCGCAGCGATGTTTATGGACGTGACGCCAAGATTTGGTCTGCTTTGGAACGGGCAGGGGTTTCACTGAACGCCGTTCAAGGGTAA
- a CDS encoding UDP-3-O-(3-hydroxymyristoyl)glucosamine N-acyltransferase: MAYTVEQIAGALGTTALGNGALKITGVAEPVNAGQDDLALAMKPDYADMLGQGSARAAVVWDGADWQALGLEAAIVAPRPRYVMSGLTTMFDPGQGWDSGIHPSAVVHETAQLGDGVSVGPLAVICAGAKIGENSVIGPQAFVGTNAVLGEQAFLREGVRIGARVVIGDRFIAQPGAAVGGDGFSYVTPEKSNVEQARQTLGSQEGTNAQAWTRINSLGAVRIGDDVELGSNCTIDRGTIRDTRIGNGTKIDNLVMIGHNVEIGNDSLLCGCVGIAGSTRIGNNVVLGGQTGVSDNIFIGDNVITGGGTIVLSNIPAGRVMLGYPAMKMETTMEVFKGFRRLKRLFADVADLKKTVSKPDQSD; the protein is encoded by the coding sequence ATGGCCTATACGGTTGAGCAGATCGCGGGTGCACTTGGCACAACGGCGTTGGGCAATGGTGCGCTGAAAATCACAGGCGTGGCCGAACCGGTGAATGCCGGGCAAGATGATCTCGCATTGGCGATGAAGCCGGACTACGCCGATATGCTGGGGCAGGGGTCCGCGCGGGCCGCTGTGGTTTGGGACGGTGCCGACTGGCAGGCCCTGGGGCTCGAGGCCGCGATTGTGGCCCCGCGTCCACGCTATGTCATGTCAGGCCTGACAACGATGTTTGATCCCGGCCAAGGCTGGGACAGCGGCATTCATCCATCTGCCGTTGTGCATGAAACAGCCCAGCTTGGCGACGGTGTTTCTGTTGGACCATTGGCGGTGATTTGTGCAGGTGCCAAGATCGGCGAGAACAGCGTGATTGGCCCGCAAGCCTTTGTCGGTACGAATGCAGTGCTGGGCGAACAGGCCTTCCTGCGGGAAGGCGTGCGCATTGGCGCGCGCGTGGTCATCGGAGACCGGTTTATTGCACAACCCGGTGCCGCCGTGGGCGGAGATGGCTTTTCCTATGTCACGCCAGAGAAATCCAACGTCGAACAAGCGCGTCAGACCCTGGGTTCGCAAGAGGGTACAAATGCACAAGCCTGGACACGCATCAACAGCCTGGGCGCGGTGCGCATTGGTGATGACGTTGAGCTTGGCTCAAACTGCACGATTGACCGCGGCACGATCCGCGACACACGCATCGGCAATGGCACAAAAATAGATAACCTTGTTATGATCGGGCACAATGTGGAGATCGGTAATGACTCTTTACTGTGTGGCTGTGTTGGCATTGCAGGTTCAACGCGCATCGGCAACAACGTGGTGCTGGGCGGTCAAACTGGCGTCAGCGACAACATCTTTATCGGCGACAATGTGATCACCGGAGGCGGTACAATCGTGCTCTCCAACATTCCTGCAGGACGCGTCATGTTGGGCTATCCGGCAATGAAAATGGAGACCACCATGGAGGTGTTCAAAGGCTTCCGTCGCCTCAAAAGACTTTTCGCTGACGTTGCGGACCTTAAGAAAACGGTTTCCAAGCCGGATCAGAGTGACTAA
- a CDS encoding acyl carrier protein: MDTSVETIQSRVIEIIAEQAVLEPSDVTLDSTLEELGIDSLGLVESIFAIEEAFDISVPFNANAPQESDFDITSVASILKGIEKLVAEQHG; encoded by the coding sequence ATGGACACGTCTGTGGAGACCATACAGTCCCGCGTCATTGAAATTATCGCTGAACAAGCGGTATTAGAGCCATCCGACGTCACACTCGACAGCACGTTGGAAGAATTAGGGATAGACAGCCTTGGACTGGTGGAAAGCATCTTCGCCATAGAAGAGGCCTTTGATATCTCGGTGCCCTTCAACGCCAACGCGCCGCAGGAAAGCGATTTTGATATCACCTCCGTGGCCTCGATCTTGAAGGGGATCGAAAAACTTGTGGCGGAACAGCACGGGTGA
- a CDS encoding beta-ketoacyl-[acyl-carrier-protein] synthase family protein: MKRVVITGAGTINALGQNVPDTLEAMREGRCGIGPLDIPDVDRLAIKIGGQVRDYDPEDRFNRQQLALYDRFTQFTLIAAREAIAQAGLEFSGALAARSGVVLGNSGGGMTTLDENYRSVYEEGKNRVHPFVVPKLMNNAAASHLSMELNLKGPSFTVSTACASSNHAMAQAFQLVHGGAAPVMVTGGSESMLCFGGVKAWEGLRVMSKDACRPFSANRNGMVQGEGAGIFVFEEFEHAKKRGAEILAEVAGFAMSSDAADIVMPSKNGAARAIKGAMKDARVSCSDVGYINAHGTGTAANDKTESAAVADVFGAHADKLMMSSTKSMHGHLIGGTGAVELLACIMALRDGVIAPTINYEEPDPECALDVVPNVAREAKVDVALSNAFAFGGLNAVLALKRFA; the protein is encoded by the coding sequence GTGAAACGGGTTGTCATCACCGGCGCGGGAACCATCAATGCGCTTGGACAAAACGTTCCCGACACGCTTGAGGCCATGCGCGAAGGGCGCTGTGGCATCGGCCCATTGGATATCCCGGATGTGGATCGGCTTGCGATCAAGATCGGGGGCCAGGTGCGTGACTATGACCCCGAAGACCGCTTCAACCGTCAGCAACTGGCGCTTTATGACCGGTTCACCCAATTCACACTGATTGCCGCGCGAGAGGCGATCGCACAGGCCGGGCTTGAGTTTTCCGGTGCGCTCGCCGCGCGCTCCGGCGTTGTCCTTGGCAATTCGGGCGGCGGGATGACCACGCTCGATGAAAATTATCGTTCGGTTTACGAAGAGGGCAAAAACCGGGTGCATCCGTTTGTCGTGCCCAAACTGATGAACAATGCCGCGGCCAGCCATTTGTCGATGGAACTTAACCTCAAGGGTCCCAGTTTCACAGTATCCACAGCCTGCGCCAGCTCCAATCATGCCATGGCCCAGGCCTTTCAGCTTGTGCATGGCGGCGCGGCTCCGGTTATGGTCACGGGCGGGTCGGAATCCATGCTGTGCTTTGGTGGCGTGAAAGCCTGGGAAGGGCTACGCGTGATGTCCAAGGATGCCTGCCGCCCGTTCTCAGCCAATCGCAATGGTATGGTCCAGGGCGAAGGTGCGGGAATTTTCGTTTTCGAAGAATTTGAGCATGCCAAAAAACGCGGCGCTGAGATTTTGGCTGAAGTTGCCGGGTTTGCCATGTCCTCTGATGCTGCCGATATTGTAATGCCATCCAAGAACGGCGCCGCGCGCGCCATCAAGGGCGCAATGAAAGACGCGCGCGTGAGCTGCAGCGATGTGGGCTATATCAACGCCCATGGCACCGGCACAGCGGCCAATGACAAAACCGAAAGTGCCGCGGTGGCGGATGTATTCGGGGCGCATGCTGACAAGCTGATGATGTCCTCGACCAAATCCATGCATGGCCACCTGATCGGCGGCACCGGTGCGGTGGAGCTTTTGGCATGCATTATGGCACTGCGCGACGGGGTGATCGCACCCACGATCAACTACGAAGAACCAGATCCCGAATGCGCGCTTGATGTGGTGCCAAATGTCGCGCGTGAGGCCAAGGTCGACGTGGCCCTTAGCAATGCCTTTGCCTTTGGCGGGCTAAACGCGGTGCTGGCGCTCAAGCGGTTTGCCTGA
- a CDS encoding VCBS domain-containing protein, with protein sequence MTTLTFTIEGDVNVQVLVTEVDGALQFDLSVLDETGSIGDLNALYFDFLDDGILSGLSATGDDVTGSVFEADSVSKVDNFTNINGEVIKDAGKFDAGIQFGTAGIGEDDIRDTSFTLSHADMPLTIDMLLSQDFGVRLTSVGEEGGERDGSLKLGGEAPEDPDEPVSTQEAVDDTLIVFESEEFNPSFPDFLEGFQVSVLENDQLDQQFFETDVTAVNGDANNIAQVVTGSNGGQLIMYVDGTVDFSANDEFDFLDEGETATTSFTYSIEGGSTATLNVIIQGEDGIPPIDDSAPPIDDPFII encoded by the coding sequence ATGACGACTCTGACTTTCACCATTGAAGGTGACGTAAACGTGCAGGTCCTTGTGACCGAAGTTGATGGCGCGTTGCAATTCGATCTATCCGTTCTGGATGAGACCGGTTCGATTGGCGATCTCAATGCGCTTTACTTTGATTTTCTGGACGACGGAATCCTAAGCGGATTATCGGCGACAGGCGACGACGTGACCGGTTCGGTCTTTGAGGCCGACAGTGTCTCGAAAGTTGACAACTTTACCAACATCAACGGCGAAGTGATCAAGGATGCGGGCAAGTTTGACGCCGGTATTCAATTCGGAACTGCTGGCATCGGGGAAGACGATATTCGTGACACGAGTTTCACCCTGTCTCACGCTGACATGCCATTGACCATTGATATGCTGCTGTCACAGGATTTCGGTGTGCGTCTGACCAGTGTGGGCGAAGAAGGTGGCGAACGCGACGGTTCGCTGAAACTGGGAGGTGAAGCCCCCGAGGATCCCGATGAACCAGTCTCAACGCAGGAGGCGGTGGATGACACGCTCATCGTTTTTGAAAGCGAGGAATTCAATCCCAGTTTCCCCGATTTTCTAGAAGGGTTCCAGGTGTCGGTTCTGGAAAATGACCAACTCGACCAACAGTTCTTTGAGACCGATGTCACTGCTGTCAATGGCGATGCCAACAACATTGCCCAGGTGGTCACAGGATCTAATGGAGGTCAGCTGATCATGTATGTCGACGGTACGGTTGATTTCTCGGCCAATGATGAATTTGACTTTCTGGACGAAGGCGAAACCGCGACGACCAGCTTTACCTATTCCATCGAAGGCGGAAGCACGGCGACACTGAATGTCATTATTCAGGGAGAGGATGGCATTCCGCCGATCGATGACAGCGCGCCACCGATTGATGATCCATTCATCATCTGA
- a CDS encoding invasion associated locus B family protein has translation MPALFRTLPLIALLGMGTALWAQSTDTTEAETSQTEEAAQSDEAEQPAQTDADAGLDLGREITDDASYVKETYGDWQLQCFRSEAGEDPCQMYQLLREDAGNPVAEFTIFKLPGEGQAVAGATIVVPLGTLLPEGLKLAVDGGTAKGYNYSFCSLVGCFARIGFTEQDIANFRAGAGATLTIIPAQAPDQQVVIKASLNGFTAAYNEVSVAGAAE, from the coding sequence ATGCCCGCATTATTTCGTACACTGCCTTTGATTGCGCTTCTCGGAATGGGAACCGCGCTTTGGGCACAAAGCACCGACACGACAGAGGCCGAGACGTCTCAGACAGAAGAGGCCGCGCAAAGCGATGAGGCCGAACAACCCGCGCAAACCGATGCGGATGCTGGCCTTGATCTGGGTCGCGAAATCACGGATGACGCGTCCTATGTCAAAGAAACCTACGGCGACTGGCAGCTTCAGTGTTTCCGCTCTGAAGCGGGTGAAGACCCCTGCCAGATGTACCAACTTCTGCGCGAAGACGCTGGCAACCCGGTGGCGGAATTCACCATTTTCAAACTGCCAGGTGAAGGCCAGGCCGTCGCAGGGGCAACGATCGTTGTTCCCTTGGGAACGCTGTTGCCAGAAGGTTTGAAGCTGGCCGTCGATGGCGGCACCGCGAAGGGATATAATTACTCGTTCTGCTCTCTGGTGGGGTGTTTCGCCCGCATCGGGTTTACCGAGCAGGACATCGCGAATTTCCGTGCCGGAGCCGGCGCGACCTTAACGATTATTCCCGCGCAAGCGCCCGACCAGCAGGTGGTCATCAAAGCCTCTTTGAACGGATTTACCGCCGCATATAACGAGGTGTCCGTGGCTGGCGCCGCAGAGTGA
- a CDS encoding helicase HerA-like domain-containing protein: protein MENNIFLGGGGVDYAEKQGLTLKYANRHGLIAGATGTGKTVTLQILAEGFSSAGVPVFLSDVKGDLSGLAAAGSEGFKLHDAFMKRAGQIGFDDYRYEAFPVTFWDLFGEQGHPVRATVAEMGPLLLSRLMQLSEAQEGVMNIAFRVADEQGLPLLDLKDLQSLLVWVGENSGELSLRYGNVSAQSVGAIQRSLLVLENQGGTQFFAEPALDLDDLMSVAPDGRGQINVLAADKLMGAPRLYATFLLWLLSELFETLPEVGDPDKPKLVFFFDEAHLLFEDAPKALVDKVEQVARLIRSKGVGVYFITQNPDDVPEDILGQLGNRVQHALRAFTARDRKALERAAETYRPNGRFDTVDAIRDVGVGEAVTSMLEDKGVPGIVERTLIRPPSSKLGPIDDATRKHALATSPVAGKYETPLDRKSAFEMLQERAEKAAKEAEDAEARAEEQSAAERDFNAGRRYSGSRVERSSSRTRKKTDSFGGAVLDVVVKELKGTTGRRIVRGILGGLFKGR, encoded by the coding sequence TTGGAAAACAATATCTTTTTGGGCGGTGGCGGCGTGGACTACGCCGAAAAACAAGGGCTGACCCTGAAATACGCCAACCGCCATGGTCTGATTGCCGGGGCCACGGGCACCGGGAAGACCGTGACCTTGCAGATTTTGGCGGAGGGATTTTCGTCCGCCGGGGTGCCCGTTTTCCTGTCGGATGTGAAGGGCGACCTGTCTGGTCTGGCCGCAGCGGGCAGCGAAGGCTTCAAACTGCATGACGCCTTTATGAAACGCGCAGGGCAGATCGGATTTGACGATTATCGCTACGAGGCTTTCCCGGTCACATTCTGGGACCTTTTCGGTGAACAGGGCCATCCGGTGCGCGCCACGGTGGCTGAAATGGGCCCGCTGCTGCTCAGTCGTTTAATGCAGCTCAGCGAGGCACAGGAAGGTGTCATGAACATTGCCTTCCGCGTGGCCGATGAACAGGGCCTGCCGCTTTTGGATCTCAAGGACTTGCAATCACTGCTCGTATGGGTGGGAGAGAACTCCGGCGAGCTGAGCCTGCGATACGGCAACGTCTCGGCCCAGTCCGTTGGCGCGATCCAGCGCTCCTTGCTTGTTCTGGAAAATCAAGGCGGAACACAGTTCTTTGCCGAACCCGCCCTTGATCTGGATGACCTGATGAGTGTGGCCCCGGACGGGCGCGGGCAGATCAATGTGCTGGCTGCAGACAAGCTGATGGGCGCGCCGCGGCTTTATGCAACCTTTCTGCTCTGGCTTTTGTCCGAACTTTTTGAAACGTTGCCCGAAGTCGGCGACCCGGACAAACCCAAGCTGGTGTTCTTCTTTGATGAAGCGCATTTGCTCTTTGAGGATGCACCCAAGGCGCTCGTCGATAAGGTCGAGCAAGTCGCGCGTCTCATTCGCTCCAAAGGAGTCGGTGTGTACTTCATCACACAAAATCCAGACGACGTGCCAGAAGACATTTTGGGTCAGCTTGGCAACCGGGTGCAGCATGCTCTGCGCGCCTTCACCGCGCGGGATCGCAAGGCGCTGGAACGTGCAGCTGAAACCTATCGCCCGAACGGGCGTTTTGATACGGTGGATGCCATTCGCGATGTCGGCGTGGGCGAGGCGGTGACCTCGATGCTCGAAGACAAAGGCGTGCCAGGGATTGTGGAACGCACACTTATTCGTCCCCCGTCCTCCAAGCTTGGTCCGATAGATGACGCCACGCGCAAACATGCGCTCGCGACCTCTCCTGTGGCCGGGAAATACGAAACGCCTCTGGATCGCAAATCTGCGTTTGAGATGCTGCAAGAGCGTGCAGAAAAAGCCGCCAAAGAGGCGGAAGACGCCGAGGCGCGCGCCGAAGAGCAATCCGCCGCCGAGCGCGACTTCAATGCCGGACGGCGCTATTCGGGATCCCGCGTAGAGCGGTCAAGCTCCCGCACCCGCAAAAAAACTGATAGCTTTGGTGGAGCTGTTTTGGATGTGGTGGTCAAAGAACTCAAAGGCACCACCGGCCGGAGGATCGTGCGCGGTATTCTGGGCGGATTGTTCAAGGGTCGGTGA
- a CDS encoding phosphotransferase, which yields MTPEPEKDLPPLPSLEVLQEAMQKLAAAARIDPVLDSADPSEVIRQVPGKRVILRGLLGIRPAYFRITLDDSKACEREWTELKRVWGYMNTGSALVCEPFACVPEHGVMAVSEVQGTPLYKYLYQLAPKERVSWLRPCADWLRVYTGPTQTLGPCNPKRWIARAERGANNQAFKDLKSLEQEILIELKRLVVKISNTTGRNAICHGDFHANNLIVNDQILTGVDCGGSKPMPIYKDIARFLMHLGRRGMIPSGDRYLGVDARGFEIFADTFEMTAPERKLILPFFLGVEALIRTETRDLSASRIRRAKEMSKSLLSDLKTIAA from the coding sequence ATGACGCCAGAGCCAGAGAAAGACCTCCCGCCGCTTCCCTCATTGGAGGTGCTGCAAGAGGCGATGCAAAAGCTGGCCGCGGCGGCTCGGATCGATCCTGTCCTTGACAGCGCAGATCCAAGTGAAGTGATCCGACAGGTGCCGGGCAAACGCGTGATCCTGCGGGGTCTGCTCGGCATCAGACCGGCCTATTTTCGCATTACACTTGACGATTCGAAGGCATGTGAACGCGAGTGGACTGAACTGAAGCGCGTTTGGGGATACATGAATACGGGCTCTGCTCTGGTGTGCGAACCGTTTGCCTGCGTTCCAGAGCACGGCGTCATGGCCGTCTCCGAAGTTCAGGGAACGCCGCTTTATAAATATCTCTATCAACTGGCGCCCAAGGAGCGGGTCTCGTGGTTGCGCCCCTGCGCGGATTGGCTTCGGGTGTACACGGGCCCAACACAGACCCTTGGACCCTGCAATCCGAAGCGATGGATTGCGCGGGCGGAGCGCGGCGCAAACAATCAAGCATTCAAGGACCTCAAAAGTCTGGAGCAGGAAATACTGATCGAATTGAAACGCCTCGTGGTCAAGATATCCAACACGACGGGGCGTAACGCCATATGTCATGGAGATTTCCACGCCAACAATCTTATTGTGAATGACCAAATATTGACGGGAGTGGATTGCGGCGGGTCGAAACCCATGCCGATCTACAAGGATATCGCGCGATTTCTGATGCATTTGGGCCGGCGTGGAATGATCCCGTCCGGTGACCGATACCTTGGCGTGGACGCGCGTGGTTTTGAGATATTTGCGGACACATTCGAAATGACCGCGCCGGAACGGAAGCTCATTTTGCCGTTCTTTCTTGGGGTCGAAGCGCTCATCCGCACGGAAACCCGGGACTTGTCCGCGTCCCGCATCAGGCGCGCCAAAGAGATGTCAAAGTCGCTTCTCTCGGATCTCAAAACCATCGCAGCCTAA
- a CDS encoding exodeoxyribonuclease VII small subunit — protein sequence MTDTPISEMSFEDAMKALEELVSRLERGDVPLEQSISLYERGAALKKRCEDKLKEAEEKVAAITLDADGNPKGTTPVEGL from the coding sequence ATGACCGACACACCCATTTCTGAAATGTCCTTTGAAGACGCCATGAAAGCGCTGGAAGAGCTGGTGTCGCGGCTGGAGCGGGGCGATGTGCCGCTGGAGCAGTCCATCAGCCTTTATGAACGTGGTGCTGCGCTTAAGAAGCGGTGCGAGGACAAGTTAAAAGAGGCTGAGGAAAAAGTCGCTGCGATCACTTTGGACGCAGATGGCAATCCCAAAGGGACGACACCTGTCGAGGGTCTTTGA
- a CDS encoding polyprenyl synthetase family protein: protein MLQDALATDAARIRACLDAHITGQTDLSAAMRHALAGGKALRGFLVMETARLHGIDPARAVYPAAGIEALHAYSLVHDDLPCMDDDDLRRGQPTVHIKWDEATAVLVGDALQSLAFELVLHPEGAAEANARAELGLRLARAAGQQGMVLGQALDIAAETAIAPLNLEEITSLQAGKTGALFGWAATAGAVMASADPVPLQNYAAALGLAFQIQDDVIDETGDEAAVGKAVGKDAAAGKATFVSLLGLEEAKRRASDLVDQACDSLSLYGEPAETLRHLARFVISRQA, encoded by the coding sequence ATGCTGCAAGACGCATTGGCGACGGATGCCGCCCGGATTCGGGCCTGTCTGGACGCGCATATCACGGGCCAGACAGACCTTAGCGCTGCGATGCGCCATGCGCTTGCAGGCGGCAAAGCGCTGCGCGGCTTTCTGGTGATGGAAACGGCGCGCCTGCATGGCATTGATCCTGCGCGCGCGGTCTATCCGGCGGCGGGCATCGAGGCGCTGCATGCCTATAGCCTCGTGCATGACGATTTACCCTGCATGGACGATGACGACCTGCGGCGCGGTCAGCCCACGGTCCACATCAAATGGGATGAGGCAACGGCGGTGCTGGTCGGGGATGCGCTGCAATCCTTGGCGTTTGAACTGGTTTTGCATCCCGAAGGTGCGGCAGAGGCCAATGCTCGGGCCGAGCTGGGTCTGCGACTGGCGCGCGCGGCCGGACAACAGGGTATGGTTTTGGGTCAGGCGCTTGATATTGCGGCTGAAACCGCGATTGCGCCGTTGAACCTTGAAGAAATCACCTCGCTTCAGGCCGGCAAAACTGGTGCTCTTTTTGGCTGGGCCGCGACTGCGGGGGCTGTTATGGCTAGTGCTGATCCAGTGCCTTTGCAAAACTATGCGGCTGCCCTTGGGCTGGCATTTCAGATCCAAGATGATGTGATTGATGAAACCGGCGATGAAGCCGCAGTTGGCAAGGCTGTGGGCAAGGATGCAGCGGCAGGCAAAGCCACGTTTGTATCTCTCTTAGGGCTGGAGGAGGCAAAACGCCGCGCCTCGGACCTTGTTGACCAGGCCTGTGACAGCCTATCTCTATATGGAGAACCCGCGGAAACCTTGCGACATCTGGCGCGCTTCGTTATCTCGCGGCAGGCCTGA